Proteins encoded in a region of the Variovorax sp. PAMC 28711 genome:
- a CDS encoding ABC transporter substrate-binding protein: MFTTIPARAASLTVLVADEVAPYAEFVQQLRALAADASPAEEERAVAGVRTRSVRPGAAADINVTIAVGVTASRAAIERPGPDPLVLAMLTRLDYESLKSQPAFRRSDRRVGVLLRDPSMADQLALVDAVLPRKRRLGVVATAESEPLLRELQRAAQGWELQIEYAPDAKSLAAALRSVLPRSDALMVLPDLIGDNQAATLAVLRAGAGAGLPVFGASEGLVRSGGLAAVVSTPSQLAQQARALAQKLVASGTGSASALVEAAAPATVRVNATVARGLGLRLPNERELTERVTALR, translated from the coding sequence ATGTTCACCACGATCCCGGCACGTGCGGCCAGCCTGACGGTGCTGGTGGCCGACGAAGTCGCGCCGTATGCGGAGTTCGTGCAGCAGTTGCGTGCACTGGCAGCGGACGCATCCCCGGCGGAGGAGGAACGTGCCGTCGCCGGTGTGCGCACGCGCAGCGTGCGGCCGGGTGCGGCAGCGGACATCAACGTGACGATCGCCGTCGGCGTGACCGCCTCGCGCGCCGCCATCGAGCGGCCGGGGCCAGACCCGCTGGTCCTCGCCATGCTCACGCGGCTGGACTACGAGAGCCTGAAGTCGCAACCCGCGTTCCGTCGCAGCGACCGTCGCGTGGGCGTGCTGCTGCGCGACCCGTCCATGGCCGACCAGCTCGCCCTGGTCGACGCGGTCCTGCCGCGCAAGCGCCGGCTCGGCGTGGTGGCGACCGCCGAATCCGAACCGCTCCTGCGCGAGTTGCAGCGCGCCGCGCAGGGTTGGGAGCTGCAGATCGAGTACGCGCCCGATGCGAAATCGCTGGCCGCTGCCCTGCGCTCGGTGCTGCCCCGCAGCGATGCGCTGATGGTGCTGCCCGACCTGATCGGCGACAACCAGGCCGCGACGCTCGCCGTGCTGCGCGCCGGTGCCGGTGCCGGCCTGCCGGTGTTCGGCGCCAGCGAAGGCCTGGTGCGTTCCGGTGGCCTGGCCGCCGTCGTCTCGACGCCGTCCCAGCTTGCGCAGCAGGCGCGTGCGCTCGCTCAGAAGCTCGTGGCGTCCGGCACGGGCTCCGCTAGCGCGCTGGTCGAGGCCGCCGCGCCGGCCACCGTTCGCGTCAACGCCACGGTGGCCCGGGGGCTCGGCCTTCGCCTGCCCAACGAGCGCGAACTGACCGAACGCGTGACCGCCCTCCGATGA
- a CDS encoding hybrid sensor histidine kinase/response regulator: MTAPSPRLAFMPSPLSPAAPDTLRPRTRTLVVRGHLRRDLVRLGVLPCAVVALALTGWFTHSRLRTLEAAFDAEGQAVARQVAAMSDLSLYAGDLPALQNVANAALRGGQVTRVEISNSAGVYVTAGSTPLPVDRLRIFAASVTVREASSATAFAPQGSTAGGDAPIGLVQTFRDTSAYARARTRSLLAGIGIALVALLAAWASVRHMARAVALPLRRVSDTVAALEAGNFDARCDVVGRSGEGVGGSKHEVAVLAHDINRLAERLQRNHQISEERVREATAVALQRMAEAEQAALSRARFLAAASHDLRQPLHAMGLFIDGLLPTATPTQRPAVQRLQESTAFMGVLLDDLLEISRLDARVLTPAVTNVSLEALFDQLAAQHGAQARETGIHLHWHDRGFAVRTDPALMLRIVGNLVANAIRHAPPDGTVLVVARRAGIGSVRIEVRDNGVGIAPIHQARIFEEFYQVANTERDRRQGFGLGLAICARIAALLGTRIALRSALQRGSTFGVTLPRAELADVAPPAPEPPAPMALTQLHCMVVDDDPAILESTRTLLELWGCTVVCATGGAQAIALLGASGARCDVLLCDLQLAGDEDGMTVIDAARTLQPGALAVLVSGATGPEVLQRLRKGSVMLLTKPVAPAKLRALLSTRGRSA, from the coding sequence ATGACCGCACCGAGCCCGCGACTGGCGTTCATGCCCTCCCCTCTCTCGCCTGCCGCTCCGGACACGCTGCGCCCGCGCACGCGCACCCTTGTCGTCCGAGGCCATCTGCGGCGCGACCTGGTCCGGCTCGGCGTGCTGCCGTGCGCAGTGGTCGCACTGGCGCTGACCGGCTGGTTCACGCACAGCCGGCTGCGCACGCTCGAAGCGGCCTTCGACGCCGAAGGCCAGGCCGTGGCGCGCCAGGTGGCGGCGATGTCGGACCTGAGCCTGTATGCCGGCGACCTGCCGGCGCTGCAGAACGTGGCCAATGCCGCGCTGCGCGGCGGGCAGGTGACCCGCGTCGAGATCAGCAACAGCGCAGGCGTCTACGTCACCGCCGGCTCGACGCCACTGCCGGTCGACCGACTGCGCATCTTCGCGGCGTCCGTCACCGTGCGCGAGGCATCGAGCGCGACCGCGTTCGCGCCGCAGGGCTCGACCGCCGGGGGCGATGCGCCGATCGGCCTGGTGCAGACCTTTCGCGACACCAGCGCCTATGCGCGCGCACGCACCCGCTCGTTGCTGGCGGGCATCGGCATCGCGCTGGTCGCGCTGCTGGCTGCGTGGGCGTCGGTGCGGCACATGGCGCGCGCAGTGGCATTGCCGCTGCGCCGCGTGTCGGACACCGTGGCAGCGCTGGAGGCCGGCAATTTCGACGCACGCTGCGATGTGGTGGGGCGCAGCGGTGAAGGCGTGGGCGGCTCGAAGCACGAAGTCGCGGTGCTGGCGCACGACATCAACCGGCTTGCCGAACGGTTGCAACGCAATCACCAGATCAGCGAAGAGCGCGTGCGCGAAGCCACCGCCGTCGCGCTGCAGCGCATGGCCGAAGCCGAGCAGGCGGCCCTCTCGCGCGCCCGCTTTTTGGCGGCCGCGAGCCACGACCTGCGCCAGCCGCTGCACGCGATGGGCCTCTTCATCGACGGCCTGCTGCCGACTGCCACGCCGACGCAGAGGCCGGCCGTGCAACGCCTGCAGGAGAGCACCGCCTTCATGGGCGTGCTGCTCGACGACCTGCTCGAAATCTCGCGCCTCGATGCGCGCGTGTTGACGCCCGCCGTCACGAACGTGTCGCTTGAAGCCCTGTTCGACCAGCTCGCTGCACAACACGGCGCACAGGCGCGCGAGACCGGCATCCATCTTCACTGGCACGACCGCGGCTTCGCGGTACGCACCGATCCGGCGCTCATGCTGCGCATCGTCGGCAACCTGGTCGCGAACGCGATCCGACATGCGCCGCCCGACGGCACCGTGCTGGTGGTCGCGCGCCGCGCTGGCATCGGCAGCGTGCGCATCGAGGTGCGCGACAACGGCGTCGGCATCGCGCCGATCCACCAGGCGAGGATCTTCGAGGAGTTCTACCAGGTGGCCAACACCGAGCGAGACCGTCGGCAGGGCTTCGGGCTCGGCCTCGCGATCTGCGCACGCATCGCTGCGCTCCTCGGCACGCGCATCGCGTTGCGCTCGGCGCTGCAGCGGGGCAGCACCTTCGGCGTGACGCTGCCGCGCGCCGAGCTGGCCGACGTCGCGCCGCCCGCGCCCGAACCACCGGCGCCGATGGCGCTCACGCAACTGCACTGCATGGTGGTGGACGACGACCCGGCCATCCTCGAGAGCACCCGAACGCTGCTCGAGCTGTGGGGCTGTACGGTGGTGTGTGCCACGGGCGGCGCGCAAGCGATCGCCCTGCTCGGCGCATCCGGCGCGCGCTGCGATGTGCTGTTGTGCGACCTGCAACTGGCCGGCGACGAGGACGGCATGACCGTGATCGACGCTGCGCGCACATTGCAGCCCGGCGCCTTGGCGGTGCTCGTCTCGGGCGCCACCGGCCCCGAGGTGCTGCAGCGCCTGCGCAAGGGCAGCGTGATGCTGCTGACCAAACCGGTGGCGCCAGCCAAGCTGCGCGCGCTGCTGTCGACACGCGGGCGCAGCGCCTGA